Proteins found in one Quercus robur chromosome 2, dhQueRobu3.1, whole genome shotgun sequence genomic segment:
- the LOC126713351 gene encoding protein trichome birefringence-like 23 has translation MKLNWFRNKQNHMLVKLVVAILLMGFAFRLVFFRSTTVSPILEQTPIARKSVLPNPNPSPSPNPNPKTVSPILEETNISQKSVVPIPIPIPNPTPNPNPNPPVYVQVQGNEGQVPPKENFEEKCDLLTGDWIPNPLGPTYTNRSCSLIESHQNCIDNGRPDRGYLYWRWNPRDCELPPFDPERFLETMRDKTWALIGDSISRNHVQSLLCMLSQVEQAVQVYHDEDYRSKRWQFPSYNFTISVIWSPFLVKADIFEDFNGVSTSEVELYLDKLDKKWTDQYQKLDYMIISSGKWFLKTAIYHENDTVLGCHYCPKRNLTELGFDFAYRKSLRFVLDFIVSSNHKGLIFFRTSTPDHFENGEWSSGGNCLRTAPVKEGEMELNELIRILRKVELEEFEKAALKASENGVNLKLLDLTMLSLLRPDGHPGPYREFYPYAKDKNATVQNDCLHWCLPGPIDSWNDVIMEMVVNG, from the exons ATGAAGCTCAATTGGTTTAGAAACAAGCAGAACCATATGCTTGTGAAGTTAGTGGTTGCCATTCTGttgatgggttttgcttttcGTCTTGTTTTCTTTCGTTCCACAACAGTTTCTCCCATCTTAGAACAAACCCCTATTGCCCGGAAAAGTGTgcttccaaatccaaatccaagtccaagtccaaacccaaacccaaaaactgTTTCTCCCATCTTAGAAGAAACGAATATTTCCCAGAAAAGTGTGGttccaattccaattccaattccaaatccaactccaaacccaaacccaaacccacctgTTTATGTGCAAGTTCAAGGAAATGAAGGTCAGGTGCCTCCAAAAG aaaattttgaagaaaaatgtgaTCTTCTTACTGGGGATTGGATACCTAACCCATTAGGTCCTACGTACACTAATCGGAGCTGCTCATTAATTGAAAGTCATCAGAATTGCATTGATAATGGGCGGCCAGATAGAGGGTACCTGTACTGGAGGTGGAATCCAAGAGATTGTGAGTTACCTCCTTTTGATCCAGAGAGATTTCTTGAGACGATGAGGGACAAAACATGGGCACTAATTGGCGATTCAATATCTCGCAACCATGTCCAGTCATTGCTCTGCATGCTCTCACAG GTAGAACAAGCTGTTCAAGTTTACCATGATGAAGATTATAGGTCCAAAAGATGGCAGTTCCCCTCTTACAACTTCACTATCTCAGTTATTTGGTCCCCCTTCCTTGTAAAAGCAGATATTTTTGAGGACTTTAATGGTGTTTCAACATCTGAAGTTGAGCTGTATCTCGACAAACTTGACAAGAAGTGGACTGATCAATACCAGAAATTGGATTACATGATAATTTCAAGTGGGAAATGGTTTCTAAAAACTGCAATCTATCATGAGAATGACACAGTGTTGGGCTGTCATTACTGTCCTAAAAGAAATTTGACGGAGTTGGGATTTGATTTTGCTTATCGGAAATCCCTCCGGTTTGTATTGGACTTCATAGTATCGTCCAATCACAAGGGCCTGATATTTTTTAGGACATCCACGCCAGATCACTTTGAGAATGGAGAGTGGTCTAGTGGAGGGAATTGCCTCAGAACAGCACCAGTTAAAGAAGGTGAGATGGAACTGAATGAATTAATTAGGATCCTGCGTAAGGTAGAGCTAGAGGAGTTTGAGAAGGCAGCACTTAAAGCTTCTGAAAACGGGGTGAACCTTAAACTTCTTGACTTAACTATGCTTTCACTTTTGCGGCCTGATGGGCATCCAGGTCCATATAGAGAGTTTTATCCATATGCAAAGGACAAAAACGCCACAGTTCAGAATGACTGTTTGCATTGGTGCTTACCTGGCCCAATAGACTCTTGGAACGATGTGATTATGGAGATGGTTGTAAATGGCTAA
- the LOC126713352 gene encoding uncharacterized protein LOC126713352: MADRSNVRLVRCPKCENLLQEFPDFSVYQCGGCGTVLRAKKKAPGNDGFLFTSDEKKGKGSSEKLESLSEKEDGSLGIASNTERGSDGIEVNRRKERIFGERTVNLIGNSLSKVENKQVLLDNDRNFREEVKGLRVEQGGTEKETRYFDRYMGLSERPVDNWVRGDKHDVKMNRPEFVNLSTRENLAQFRSSAGSSRSRANMEQWGVERDEFGGFYRSSRAVVDQKGYPAFAYPDEGPSNYKPESYYGYGEPIKHGDESDESNRVVHLEQNRAELLRKLEELKDQLSRSCDVEDNPRAPVDRTQPDPYGGQDVYNVSMQPSALDKHGLRPPYFNHTNGTVPFRNHHNMDSLNCYPPRHVMNEFPAYEDPYQPQMTRRPLHQPPGQYLQRPPYEYFPGQYMGFNQDPFASSYRPETFFHRPSCSCYHCLNQNWHLPPRVPPTVYNTRRIQKDHINSNFHCHDNIGPQSYNPQVANPHSWNPQMHTRWASDIDSDVDGLGQSGPRRVVAAHGDGWHCHPLAGGAPFITCHNCFELLKLPRKLKKMEKNQQKMQCGACSTIILFEIVNKKLSVPVPEETKQISTEADEASKEVLKESNPSSQGCLNAGNINSSEDFDNSSYIFDLADNRHYVQSEDPRLNFSESEKRHGLTSSSEESLGTSIVQGDISHSAEQPLRDDLSPTLPGSPFLDRSYFSDDHAVGKYGQGNNSKRVDQDKVVLSRITSRQNSVKDMSVATEMEVSFNDFHHTSLSQDSVELSKEKDQHKLNRNTESFFIGLIKKSFRSTQSLENERPNVFVNGQPIPDRVVKKAEKSAGSIQPGDYWYDFQAGFWGVMGHPCLGIIPPFIEEFNYPIPTNCSCGNTSVYVNGRELHQKDLDLLASRGLPTARDKFYIIEISGRVVDEDSGKEIDGLGKLAPTVEKAKRGFGMKVPARFI; this comes from the exons ATGGCTGACCGGTCCAACGTTCGGTTAGTTCGTTGCCCCAAGTGTGAAAACCTGCTACAAGAGTTCCCTGACTTCTCTGTTTACCAGTGTGGTGGTTGTGGTACTGTTCTTCGAG CTAAGAAGAAGGCTCCTGGGAATGATGGGTTTTTGTTTACATCTGATGAGAAGAAGGGTAAAGGGAGTTCAGAGAAATTGGAGAGTTTGTCAGAGAAAGAGGATGGTAGTTTAGGCATTGCTTCTAATACTGAGAGGGGGAGTGATGGGATTGAAGTGAATAGgaggaaagagagaatatttggaGAAAGAACTGTTAATTTGATTGGTAATTCTTTGTCAAAAGTAGAGAATAAACAAGTTTTGCTTGATAATGATAGAAATTTTAGGGAAGAGGTTAAGGGCTTAAGGGTTGAACAGGGTGGCACAGAGAAAGAAACTAGATATTTTGATAGATATATGGGACTGTCTGAACGCCCTGTGGACAATTGGGTTCGTGGAGATAAGCATGATGTGAAAATGAACAGGCCTGAGTTTGTTAATTTGAGTACCAGAGAAAATTTGGCCCAGTTTAGGAGTTCAGCTGGGTCTTCGAGATCGAGGGCAAATATGGAGCAGTGGGGTGTGGAAAGAGATGAGTTTGGGGGATTTTACAGAAGCTCCAGGGCGGTTGTTGATCAAAAGGGATATCCAGCTTTTGCTTATCCTGATGAGGGACCCTCAAACTATAAGCCAGAATCATATTATGGCTATGGAGAGCCTATAAAGCATGGTGATGAATCGGATGAGTCTAACAGAGTTGTACATCTAGAACAGAATCGAGCTGAACTCCTTAGGAAGCTGGAGGAGTTGAAGGATCAACTTAGCAGATCTTGTGATGTGGAAGATAATCCAAGGGCTCCTGTTGATAGGACTCAGCCTGATCCTTATGGTGGCCAGGATGTTTATAACGTTTCAATGCAGCCTTCTGCTCTGGATAAGCATGGCCTACGGCCGCCTTACTTCAATCATACAAATGGAACTGTTCCTTTTAGGAATCACCATAATATGGATTCACTGAATTGCTATCCTCCAAGGCATGTCATGAATGAGTTTCCTGCATATGAGGATCCATATCAGCCACAAATGACAAGGAGGCCTCTCCATCAACCTCCCGGTCAATACTTACAACGACCACCTTATGAATACTTTCCAGGGCAGTACATGGGATTCAATCAAGATCCCTTTGCATCATCGTATCGACCTGAAACTTTTTTCCACCGGCCATCATGCTCTTGTTATCACTGCCTCAACCAGAATTGGCACCTTCCTCCACGAGTTCCTCCGACCGTGTATAACACTAGAAGGATTCAGAAGGACCATATCAATTCCAATTTCCACTGCCATGACAATATTGGGCCACAAAGTTATAATCCTCAAGTTGCCAATCCTCACTCGTGGAATCCGCAGATGCATACAAGATGGGCAAGTGACATTGACTCAGACGTGGATGGTCTTGGTCAGAGTGGTCCAAGAAGGGTGGTGGCAGCCCATGGGGATGGATGGCATTGCCATCCTCTAGCAGGTGGTGCCCCATTCATAACTTGCCATAATTGCTTTGAGTTGTTAAAACTTCctagaaaacttaaaaagatGGAGAAGAATCAGCAGAAAATGCAATGTGGTGCCTGTTCAACCATAATATTGTTTGAGATTGTAAATAAGAAACTAAGTGTGCCTGTTCCCGAAGAAACCAAGCAAATATCTACTGAGGCTGATGAAGCTTCTAAAGAGGTATTAAAAGAAAGCAATCCAAGTTCTCAAGGTTGTTTGAATGCTGGCAACATAAACTCCTCTGAAGATTTTGATAATTCTAGTTATATCTTCGATTTGGCAGATAATAGGCACTATGTGCAATCAGAAGACCCAAGGTTGAACTTTAGCGAATCTGAGAAAAGACATGGCCTTACTTCATCTTCTGAGGAGAGCCTGGGTACATCGATTGTCCAGGGAGATATTTCTCACTCTGCTGAGCAGCCCTTAAGAGATGACTTGTCTCCTACACTTCCAGGTTCACCGTTCCTGGACCGTTCTTATTTTTCTGATGATCATGCAGTGGGCAAATATGGGCAGGGAAACAATAGCAAACGTGTGGACCAAGACAAGGTGGTCCTTAGTAGGATCACTTCTCGACAAAATTCTGTTAAAGATATGTCTGTGGCAACCGAGATGGAGGTGTCATTCAATGATTTTCATCATACAAGTTTATCTCAAGACTCTGTGGAGCTAAGTAAGGAAAAAGATCAACATAAGCTGAACAGGAATACTGAATCATTCTTCATTGGTCTTATCAAGAAGAGCTTTAGGTCCACTCAAAGTCTGGAAAATGAAAGACCTAATGTTTTTGTTAATGGGCAACCAATACCAGACCGTGTGGTTAAAAAGGCCGAAAAGTCAGCTGGGTCAATTCAGCCAGGAGATTATTG GTATGATTTTCAAGCTGGATTCTGGGGTGTGATGGGCCACCCTTGCCTTGGCATAATACCT CCATTTATTGAAGAATTCAACTATCCCATTCCAACAAATTGTTCTTGTGGAAACACAAGTGTCTATGTTAATGGGAGAGAGCTTCATCAGAAAGATCTGGACTTGCTTGCCAGCAGAGGACTACCAACTGCAAGagataaattttatattattgagATTTCTGGGAGAGTTGTAGATGAGGACTCTGGCAAAGAAATAGATGGCTTGGGCAAACTTGCTCCAAC TGTCGAGAAGGCAAAACGTGGATTTGGCATGAAAGTTCCAGCAAGGTTTATAtga